A part of Brassica rapa cultivar Chiifu-401-42 chromosome A05, CAAS_Brap_v3.01, whole genome shotgun sequence genomic DNA contains:
- the LOC103869160 gene encoding uncharacterized membrane protein YuiD yields MDEVMTVADAGGSRSLNGSPSSQNLLPHNLPLLSAFLAFALAQFLKVFTNWYKEKRWDSKKMISSGGMPSSHSATVTALALAIALAEGAGSPAFAIALVLACVVMYDASGVRLHAGRQAELLNQIVCEFPSEHPLSTVKPLRELLGHTPIQVAAGAVLGCVVAYLTRSTS; encoded by the exons ATGGACGAGGTGATGACAGTGGCGGACGCCGGCGGAAGCAGGTCGTTGAACGGATCCCCTTCGTCGCAGAATCTCCTTCCCCACAATCTCCCCCTCTTATCCGCTTTCCTTGCATTCGCCCTCGCTCAGTTCCTCAAAGTCTTCACTAATTG GTACAAAGAAAAGAGATGGGACTCTAAAAAGATGATCAGTTCTGGTGGAATGCCTTCCTCTCACTCTGCTACCGTCACTGCCTTAGCTCTTGCCATTGCCCTTGCAGAAGGTGCTGGATCACCCGCTTTTGCTATCGCTCTTGTCTTGGCCTGCGTT GTAATGTATGATGCCTCTGGGGTCAGGCTTCATGCTGGTCGTCAAGCTGAG CTACTGAATCAAATTGTTTGTGAGTTTCCGTCCGAGCATCCGTTATCCACAGTTAAACCCTTGCGTGAACTGCTCGGCCACACTCCTATACAG GTTGCAGCCGGTGCTGTTTTAGGATGCGTGGTAGCTTATTTGACGAGGAGCACAAGCTAG